The proteins below come from a single Garra rufa chromosome 3, GarRuf1.0, whole genome shotgun sequence genomic window:
- the igf2a gene encoding insulin-like growth factor 2a — translation MDDYHLFCSSCRKTGERETTMRSLILFILSLFMVASPVATGETLCGGELVDTLQFVCGEDGFYISRPNRSNSRRPQRGIVEECCFRSCELRLLQQYCAKPVKSERDVSSSSLQAYPASQALHKEISGGPLVKYSKYEVWQRKAAQRLRRGVPSILLARKFRRQVEKIQDEEQASFHRPLMTLPDRHPAILPHIQIDTSHK, via the exons ATGGATGATTACCATCTATTCTGTTCATCGTGCCGAAAAACAGGGGAAAGAGAAACAACG ATGCGCTCACTGATACTCTTCATTCTGTCATTGTTCATGGTCGCATCCCCCGTAGCAACCGGGGAGACTCTTTGCGGTGGAGAACTAGTGGATACTCTTCAGTTCGTGTGTGGAGAAGATGGGTTTTATATCA GCAGGCCGAACAGATCAAATAGCCGCCGTCCTCAGAGAGGGATAGTGGAAGAATGCTGCTTTCGGAGTTGTGAGCTGCGCCTGCTGCAGCAGTACTGCGCAAAACCCGTGAAGTCCGAGCGAGATGTTTCCTCCAGCTCACTGCAGGCCTACCCAGCATCGCAGGCTCTTCACAAG GAAATCTCAGGAGGGCCTCTCGTGAAGTATTCCAAATATGAAGTATGGCAAAGAAAGGCTGCCCAGAGGTTAAGGAGAGGGGTCCCATCCATCCTGCTTGCCAGAAAGTTTAGGAGGCAGGTGGAAAAAATCCAAGATGAGGAGCAAGCCAGTTTCCATCGGCCCCTCATGACCCTCCCCGACAGACACCCTGCCATCCTTCCACACATCCAGATCGACACGTCCCACAAATGA